A genomic segment from Pseudomonas sp. M30-35 encodes:
- a CDS encoding non-ribosomal peptide synthetase has protein sequence MTVYEKPEEAFALSPQQRSQWLAGLAPVRLELEINGTLTLERLHQRLAALTACHEALRLRVRPESGLLMPLQVVEPATATNAVDVEVQSLAADLHRVTLQLPALSADRGTLLRLAQALGAAEAPVVDDEAMTYTQYSAWLYELQADEDAEHGRRFWASQALAEPVGSELLYRQVRTDQPDSPATTSLITSTQLSAALDGYCQRHTASAEQVLMSAWAVLLQRLSTGDNSALTLNWVHDCRDDYEELADCWGLFAKPLPLRWQAGCDSTFAQVLANTQTLCEQASEWQEYCGVSTALPVSATHYGFQWGAQLPDQLDMLGSIASTLKVLTVHAIPPGMELLLVAEAIGCEDNASGYRLNLCHMPSRYSEQAALILLEQFQSLLLDALTSPDKRLADLSLQAPSFTAALAALQPPLETTAQPFISVPTRFSQCAEQFADHVALRDQNQYLSYAELHSRSNQLAHYLRTQGVGREDRVALYLDRSAQMVLAMLAVLKSGAAFVPLDVQQPAQRSLAILQQAKPLFILSGAAGSGPTLPSVGSLDLRDVASWQQSPMTAVDIEIQPQDAAYVLFTSGSTGTPKGVIVEHGQLASYVYSVSGRLQLLAGERSAVVTSLAADLGYTLLFPALLSGGELHLLDKTTAMDAKAWADWQTQYPIDHLKVVPSLLDAWLNHGQGAAVLPRKQLILGGETCSQRLLQSIRDLAPSLMTFNHYGPTETTVGVVMHKADPACDYRRLPLSDRLEGMRLYLLDDQQALAAPGQNAELYIAGPQLARGYLDAQQDAERFIELAQLPGERLYRTGDMARYRHDASLEITGRADRQVKIRGFRVELDEIQAQLASLSGVAQAAVECVPRGELGQQLFAFLTLMPGHSITVAQLHGQAQDRLPDYMLPTLRIVEALPLMGNGKLDRKTLQQWADKVLDTVGSTLPRTPLEALLAEVWAQVLGLERVGIDDDFFALGGHSLAAVTLASRLQTALSAPVTVNAVFTAPSVSAFAALVQAQLKLSPLVRLSAPDAVAVNNANLFCFHPSTGHVQDYRTLPALLPAWSLWGLQAAYLAEDSATLGGDIESLCSIYVEHLRQQQPHGPYYLLGFSLGGLLAITAAAQLESQGEQVAFLGIIDSQYQRQAQEDSVEALLESAAQALTPDSQTLLRQLPQPALSALVEQLNVLPPSARLPELVQWARQQGLQLDGDSWEHLQTRLRYQQHTQHLLATFQPPRLSCPVHVWWASDTLAETDFADPNWQRLSSGPLTREVIQAQHLTILDQPDLQQQLVARLEAIATDGAA, from the coding sequence ATGACTGTGTACGAAAAACCTGAAGAAGCTTTCGCACTCTCGCCACAGCAGCGCAGCCAGTGGTTGGCGGGGCTGGCACCCGTGCGTCTGGAACTGGAAATTAACGGTACGCTGACGCTGGAACGCCTGCACCAACGGCTCGCCGCCCTGACCGCTTGCCACGAGGCCTTGCGCTTGCGTGTGCGGCCGGAATCGGGATTGTTGATGCCGTTGCAGGTTGTTGAACCCGCGACTGCAACCAACGCGGTCGACGTTGAGGTGCAGTCGCTGGCTGCTGATCTGCACCGGGTGACGCTGCAATTGCCTGCACTGAGCGCCGATCGCGGCACCTTGCTGCGCCTGGCGCAGGCACTGGGCGCAGCAGAGGCACCCGTGGTCGACGATGAGGCCATGACCTACACTCAATACAGTGCCTGGCTCTACGAATTGCAGGCCGATGAAGACGCCGAACACGGCCGCAGGTTCTGGGCTAGCCAGGCTCTGGCCGAACCGGTCGGCAGCGAGTTGCTCTACCGGCAGGTGCGCACCGACCAGCCCGATTCCCCGGCAACCACCAGCCTGATCACCAGCACGCAATTAAGCGCTGCTTTGGACGGTTATTGCCAGCGCCACACAGCCTCAGCCGAACAGGTATTGATGAGTGCTTGGGCCGTGCTGTTGCAGCGCCTGAGCACCGGCGACAATTCAGCTCTGACATTGAATTGGGTTCATGATTGCCGCGACGATTATGAAGAACTTGCAGACTGCTGGGGATTGTTCGCCAAGCCCCTGCCCTTGCGCTGGCAAGCTGGTTGCGACAGTACCTTTGCCCAAGTGTTGGCGAATACCCAGACGCTCTGCGAGCAAGCCAGCGAATGGCAAGAGTATTGTGGTGTCAGCACCGCCTTGCCGGTCAGCGCTACGCATTACGGCTTCCAATGGGGAGCTCAGCTGCCGGACCAGCTCGACATGCTTGGCAGCATCGCATCGACGCTCAAAGTGCTGACTGTTCACGCCATTCCCCCAGGCATGGAACTGCTTCTCGTCGCTGAAGCGATTGGTTGCGAAGATAACGCCAGCGGCTATCGCCTGAACCTGTGCCACATGCCGAGCCGCTACAGCGAACAAGCGGCCTTGATCCTGCTGGAGCAGTTTCAGTCGCTGCTGCTCGATGCCCTGACTAGCCCAGACAAGAGGCTGGCTGATCTGTCGTTGCAGGCGCCGAGTTTCACAGCGGCACTGGCCGCTCTTCAGCCCCCACTTGAAACCACAGCGCAGCCTTTTATCAGTGTGCCCACGCGCTTCAGCCAGTGTGCCGAACAATTTGCCGACCACGTGGCGCTGCGCGATCAGAACCAATACCTGAGCTACGCCGAACTGCACAGCCGCAGTAATCAACTGGCGCATTACCTGCGGACCCAAGGTGTAGGCCGCGAAGACCGCGTGGCGTTGTACCTGGATCGATCGGCGCAGATGGTGCTTGCAATGCTCGCGGTACTTAAAAGCGGCGCGGCGTTTGTACCGCTGGATGTTCAACAGCCTGCGCAGCGCTCACTGGCAATCCTGCAACAGGCGAAGCCGCTCTTTATACTCAGCGGTGCAGCTGGCAGCGGCCCGACGCTACCCTCGGTCGGCAGCCTTGACCTGCGTGATGTAGCTTCATGGCAGCAGAGCCCAATGACCGCCGTGGACATCGAAATCCAGCCGCAAGACGCAGCCTATGTGCTGTTTACCTCTGGCAGTACAGGTACGCCAAAGGGCGTAATCGTTGAGCACGGCCAACTTGCCAGCTACGTCTACAGTGTGTCCGGGCGGCTGCAACTGTTGGCGGGCGAACGCAGTGCGGTGGTCACCTCACTGGCGGCAGACCTGGGCTACACACTGCTGTTCCCAGCGCTACTCAGCGGTGGCGAGTTGCACCTTCTGGACAAAACAACAGCCATGGACGCCAAGGCTTGGGCGGACTGGCAGACACAGTATCCAATTGATCACCTGAAAGTCGTGCCGTCGCTGCTCGACGCTTGGTTAAACCACGGCCAAGGCGCCGCCGTGTTGCCACGCAAACAGTTGATCCTCGGTGGCGAGACTTGCTCGCAACGCCTGTTGCAAAGCATTCGCGATCTTGCACCGAGCTTGATGACCTTCAATCATTACGGGCCTACCGAAACCACTGTTGGGGTGGTAATGCACAAGGCTGATCCGGCCTGTGACTATCGCCGCTTGCCCCTGAGTGATCGCCTCGAAGGCATGCGCCTGTATCTGCTCGATGACCAGCAAGCGCTGGCCGCCCCTGGGCAAAACGCCGAACTCTATATTGCCGGTCCGCAACTGGCGCGCGGCTATCTGGATGCACAACAGGACGCTGAACGCTTTATCGAACTTGCGCAACTGCCTGGCGAACGCCTCTATCGCACCGGCGATATGGCGCGTTACCGACATGACGCCAGCCTTGAAATCACTGGCCGTGCCGACCGGCAGGTAAAAATCCGTGGTTTTCGTGTGGAACTCGACGAGATCCAGGCACAGTTGGCCAGTCTCTCCGGCGTTGCTCAGGCGGCGGTTGAATGCGTGCCAAGGGGCGAACTCGGCCAACAGCTATTTGCCTTTCTGACCCTGATGCCCGGACATTCGATTACTGTTGCTCAACTTCATGGTCAGGCTCAGGACCGCCTACCGGATTACATGCTGCCAACCCTGCGCATCGTCGAAGCGCTGCCGCTGATGGGCAACGGTAAGCTCGACCGCAAAACCTTGCAGCAATGGGCTGACAAAGTGCTCGATACAGTCGGCAGCACCCTACCGCGTACACCACTTGAAGCGCTGCTGGCCGAGGTATGGGCACAGGTGCTGGGGCTGGAACGGGTGGGTATCGACGATGATTTCTTCGCCCTGGGCGGCCATTCGCTGGCGGCGGTGACACTGGCCAGTCGGCTGCAAACGGCGCTATCGGCACCGGTGACGGTCAATGCCGTGTTTACCGCGCCCAGCGTTTCAGCGTTTGCGGCGCTGGTACAGGCGCAGCTCAAACTCTCGCCGCTGGTAAGATTGTCGGCCCCCGATGCTGTTGCGGTGAACAATGCCAACCTGTTCTGTTTCCACCCCTCCACGGGCCATGTGCAGGACTACCGCACGCTACCGGCGCTACTGCCAGCGTGGAGTCTGTGGGGCTTGCAAGCAGCTTATCTGGCCGAAGACAGCGCCACACTCGGCGGCGATATCGAAAGCCTGTGCTCGATTTATGTCGAACATTTGCGTCAACAGCAACCTCACGGTCCGTATTATCTGCTGGGCTTCTCGCTGGGCGGACTGCTGGCAATTACCGCTGCCGCGCAGCTGGAAAGTCAGGGCGAACAGGTAGCCTTTCTCGGCATCATCGACTCGCAATACCAGCGCCAGGCGCAAGAAGATAGTGTCGAGGCACTGCTGGAATCGGCGGCGCAAGCCCTGACCCCGGACAGCCAGACCCTGTTGCGCCAGTTGCCACAGCCAGCCTTGTCGGCCTTGGTGGAACAACTGAATGTCTTGCCTCCCTCGGCACGTCTGCCGGAGCTGGTCCAGTGGGCTCGCCAGCAAGGCCTGCAACTGGATGGCGACAGTTGGGAGCACCTACAGACACGGCTGCGCTACCAGCAACATACGCAGCATCTGCTGGCGACTTTCCAGCCTCCGCGGTTAAGCTGTCCGGTGCATGTCTGGTGGGCCAGCGACACTCTGGCCGAGACTGATTTCGCTGACCCGAATTGGCAACGCCTGAGCAGCGGGCCCTTGACTCGTGAAGTTATTCAAGCACAACACCTGACCATCCTTGACCAACCTGATTTGCAGCAGCAACTGGTTGCGCGCCTTGAGGCCATAGCTACTGACGGAGCAGCTTGA
- a CDS encoding cyclic peptide export ABC transporter produces MNLLLLMAKRSWRALLIATLTGLICGLAAAGLIANINHSLEVFDQLRPADGLYFAGLVVLVAISRVIADISLLRLGQGAVHDMRLHLSTKLIETPFAQLQRLGKHRLLAMLTDDTQTISQAVELVPILLVNVGIIAACLGYLGWLSLPLLGLTLLLIVLGSLSFNWPQRRALTSISRARELKDQLFDQYRLLTDGSKELQLNHPRRQHFFTRLLIPVSQQYRRDFVRGMSIYALVLNWGNAIFYMLIGIVLFAAPHFIDLGVSLVTGYILTILYMITPLSELMNALPTLGRASVALNKIRALEGEMQANSETVESIPATQVRSLVCRQVTHTYYREREDGHFTLGPIDLTLNAGEAVFITGGNGSGKTTLALLLTGLYPPESGDIMLDEQVSSANDNHQYRQHFSAIFTDFCLFENLLNGDDPQLVQQAQDYLVHLQLDHKVRIENGQLTTLALSTGQRKRLALLSAYLEDRPCYLFDEWAADQDPVFKHFFYTRILPDLRERDKLVIVISHDDAYFNLADRLIRIEHGTLSEIIPQAHAKAAPLTEACS; encoded by the coding sequence ATGAATTTGTTATTACTCATGGCCAAGCGTTCATGGCGCGCGCTATTGATCGCAACCCTGACGGGCCTGATATGCGGGCTAGCGGCGGCGGGCCTGATCGCCAACATTAACCACAGCCTGGAGGTGTTTGATCAGTTACGTCCAGCCGATGGCCTCTACTTTGCCGGGCTTGTAGTGCTGGTAGCCATCTCGCGGGTGATCGCCGATATCAGCCTGCTACGCCTTGGACAGGGTGCTGTCCACGATATGCGTCTGCACCTGAGCACCAAATTGATTGAGACTCCTTTCGCGCAGTTACAGCGTTTAGGTAAACACCGGCTGTTGGCCATGCTGACTGACGACACGCAGACCATCAGTCAGGCAGTAGAGTTGGTGCCGATTTTACTGGTCAACGTGGGGATCATCGCCGCCTGCCTGGGCTATCTGGGCTGGCTAAGCCTGCCGCTGCTCGGTTTGACGCTGCTGCTGATTGTCTTGGGCAGCCTCAGTTTCAATTGGCCGCAACGTCGGGCGCTGACGTCGATCTCGCGTGCGCGCGAGCTCAAGGATCAGCTGTTCGATCAATACCGCCTGCTCACCGATGGCAGCAAGGAACTGCAGCTTAACCACCCGCGTCGGCAACACTTCTTCACTCGTCTGCTAATTCCGGTGAGCCAGCAATACCGCCGGGATTTTGTCCGTGGCATGAGCATCTATGCCTTGGTGCTTAATTGGGGCAATGCCATTTTCTACATGCTGATCGGCATAGTGCTGTTTGCCGCGCCGCACTTTATCGACCTAGGCGTCAGCCTGGTCACCGGTTACATCCTGACCATCCTTTACATGATTACCCCGCTGTCGGAGCTGATGAACGCACTGCCAACCCTGGGTCGGGCCAGCGTCGCGCTGAACAAGATTCGCGCCCTGGAAGGCGAAATGCAGGCCAACAGCGAGACAGTGGAGTCGATCCCTGCGACTCAGGTTCGCAGTCTGGTGTGCCGGCAAGTGACCCATACCTACTACCGCGAGCGCGAGGATGGTCATTTCACGCTGGGCCCAATCGACCTCACCCTCAATGCGGGTGAGGCGGTGTTCATAACCGGCGGCAACGGCAGTGGCAAAACCACCCTCGCCTTGTTACTGACCGGCCTTTACCCCCCGGAAAGCGGCGACATAATGCTCGACGAACAAGTGTCCTCAGCCAACGACAATCACCAATACCGACAGCACTTCTCGGCGATATTTACCGACTTTTGCCTGTTCGAAAACCTGCTCAATGGCGACGATCCGCAACTCGTGCAGCAAGCACAGGACTACCTGGTGCATCTGCAATTGGACCACAAGGTGCGAATTGAGAATGGCCAACTGACAACCTTGGCGCTGTCCACTGGGCAACGCAAACGCCTGGCCTTGCTCAGCGCCTACCTGGAAGACCGCCCCTGCTATCTGTTCGATGAATGGGCCGCCGACCAGGACCCGGTGTTCAAGCACTTTTTCTACACCAGAATCCTGCCGGACCTGCGTGAGCGCGACAAACTGGTGATTGTCATCTCCCATGACGATGCGTACTTCAATCTGGCAGACCGACTGATTCGTATCGAACACGGAACACTTAGCGAAATCATACCGCAGGCTCACGCAAAGGCTGCGCCCCTGACCGAGGCGTGTTCATAA